The following is a genomic window from Sebaldella sp. S0638.
TTGTTCCTGTTAGAGTTATATTGTATTCAAGATTTGAAAAACACAGACCTGCACGGTTACATTTTTTTATTCTTTCAGCCTTATTACTGCTGAGTCCGGTACAAAGACTTATCTTTTCTATGCCTTCAGCCTGTGACGGCGTAATTGCAGACGCCGTAGGATAACCCTCCAGATCAATAAGAGCAAGAATGCAGTACGGCTCGGAACCTGCCGCCGCATTTTTGCCGACATGTTTCTGAATGATTTTTCCG
Proteins encoded in this region:
- a CDS encoding pyridoxamine 5'-phosphate oxidase family protein — its product is MSKEIIEKAGKIIQKHVGKNAAAGSEPYCILALIDLEGYPTASAITPSQAEGIEKISLCTGLSSNKAERIKKCNRAGLCFSNLEYNITLTGTIEIITDPEVKKEM